One genomic window of Pseudomonas aeruginosa includes the following:
- a CDS encoding MFS transporter, whose protein sequence is MNRQSAAAVIDAARFNRTHWLILGWGCFIMLFDGYDMVIYGSVVPRLMQEWQLSPVQAGTLGSCALFGMLFGGTLLAPLADRFGRRRLVIATTLLASLAAFLTGHARDPLELGAGRFFTGLALGALVPSAINLISEFAPAGRRSTLVTVMSAFYSVGAVLSALLAIAMIPAWGWQSVFYVAVLPVLAVPLMLRWLPESAAFLELKGRRAELDALLRKVDPDYRPGAERANAVAAEAPSGRVAQLFEGRQAVGTLLLWVAFAMCMLMSYGLNTWLPKLMAGGGYALGSSLAFLVTLNVGATLGALFGGWLADRLGAGRTLVLFFALAAASLAALGQGPGPWLLNGLLVVAGATTIGTLAVIHAYAAQFYPAWVRSTGVGWAAGVGRLGAIAGPMLGGSLLALELPFQQNFLAFAAPGVIGALAIACIHLRPRVPAEASVDATAKKPL, encoded by the coding sequence ATGAACAGGCAATCCGCTGCGGCGGTGATCGACGCTGCCCGCTTTAACCGTACTCACTGGCTGATCCTCGGCTGGGGGTGTTTCATCATGCTGTTCGACGGCTACGACATGGTCATCTACGGCTCGGTGGTGCCACGCCTGATGCAGGAGTGGCAGCTGAGCCCGGTGCAGGCCGGCACCCTCGGCAGTTGCGCGCTGTTCGGCATGCTCTTCGGCGGCACCCTGCTGGCGCCGCTGGCGGACCGTTTCGGCCGGCGCCGCCTGGTGATCGCCACCACCCTGCTGGCGAGCCTCGCCGCCTTCCTCACCGGGCACGCCCGCGACCCGCTGGAACTGGGCGCCGGACGCTTCTTCACCGGCCTGGCACTGGGCGCGCTGGTGCCCAGCGCGATCAACCTGATCAGCGAATTCGCCCCGGCCGGGCGGCGCAGCACCCTGGTCACGGTGATGTCGGCCTTCTACTCGGTGGGCGCGGTGCTCTCGGCGCTACTGGCGATCGCCATGATCCCCGCCTGGGGCTGGCAATCGGTGTTCTACGTGGCGGTGCTGCCGGTGCTGGCGGTGCCGCTGATGTTGCGCTGGTTGCCGGAGTCGGCGGCGTTCCTCGAACTCAAGGGCCGCCGCGCCGAACTGGACGCGCTGCTGCGCAAGGTCGATCCCGACTACCGGCCCGGCGCCGAGCGGGCGAACGCTGTCGCGGCCGAAGCGCCGAGCGGACGGGTCGCCCAGTTGTTCGAGGGGCGCCAGGCAGTGGGCACCCTGCTGCTGTGGGTGGCCTTCGCCATGTGCATGCTGATGAGCTACGGGCTCAACACCTGGTTGCCGAAACTGATGGCCGGCGGCGGCTACGCCCTCGGTTCGAGCCTGGCGTTCCTCGTCACCCTGAATGTCGGGGCGACCCTCGGTGCGTTGTTCGGCGGCTGGCTGGCCGACCGCCTCGGCGCCGGCCGCACCCTGGTGCTGTTCTTCGCCCTGGCCGCGGCCTCCCTGGCGGCCCTCGGCCAGGGGCCAGGCCCCTGGCTGCTCAACGGCCTGCTGGTGGTGGCCGGCGCCACCACCATCGGCACCCTGGCGGTGATCCATGCCTACGCCGCGCAGTTCTATCCGGCCTGGGTGCGCTCCACCGGGGTCGGCTGGGCCGCCGGCGTCGGCCGCCTCGGCGCCATCGCCGGGCCGATGCTCGGCGGCAGCCTGCTGGCCCTGGAGCTGCCGTTCCAGCAGAACTTCCTGGCCTTCGCCGCGCCCGGCGTGATCGGCGCGCTGGCGATCGCCTGCATCCACCTGCGGCCGCGCGTGCCGGCGGAAGCGTCCGTCGACGCGACGGCGAAGAAACCCCTGTGA
- a CDS encoding sigma-70 family RNA polymerase sigma factor, with the protein MNAPSSCLSADRDGVATLYRENHAWLRNWLAYQLRSWGRGVADDLAHDTFLRILASRDGGQREAIRQPRAYLTRIANCVLVSWRRRQSLELAWLEALATLPEPLQPSPEQQSVIVETLHEIDALLDTLRPRVKQAFLMATLDGMKQKDIAQALGVALPTVKKFIHQAYVTCLSLMPDE; encoded by the coding sequence ATGAATGCGCCGAGTTCCTGCCTGTCCGCGGACCGCGACGGCGTCGCCACGCTCTACCGTGAAAACCATGCCTGGCTGCGCAACTGGCTGGCCTACCAACTCCGCTCCTGGGGACGCGGCGTGGCCGACGACCTGGCCCATGACACCTTCCTGCGCATTCTCGCCAGCCGCGACGGCGGCCAGCGTGAAGCGATCCGTCAGCCGCGCGCCTATCTCACCCGTATCGCCAACTGCGTGCTGGTCAGTTGGCGCCGTCGCCAATCGCTGGAACTTGCCTGGCTGGAGGCCCTGGCCACGCTGCCCGAGCCGTTGCAGCCGTCGCCGGAACAACAGAGCGTGATCGTCGAGACCCTGCACGAGATCGACGCGCTGCTCGATACCCTGCGCCCGCGGGTGAAACAGGCATTCCTGATGGCGACGCTGGACGGCATGAAGCAGAAGGACATCGCCCAGGCGCTGGGCGTCGCGCTGCCGACGGTGAAGAAGTTCATCCACCAGGCCTACGTGACCTGCCTGAGCCTGATGCCCGATGAATGA
- a CDS encoding aldehyde dehydrogenase family protein, giving the protein MSDSRYTDLGLQPLAGEWRHGRAGRRLKVSNPFDGSLLLEIEQADRDDLDAAYAKAAEVQPAWAALGPSARAAVLYKAVEVFDRRHEEIVDWIIRESGSTRLKAEIEWGAARAITLESASFPARVHGRIVESDVPGKESRVYRSAIGVVGVISPWNFPLHLTQRSIAPALALGNAVVVKPASDTPVCGGLLLARIFEEAGLPAGLFSVVVGPGSEIGDAFVEHPVPGLVTFTGSTPVGRNIGRIASGGAHLKHVALELGGNSPFVVLGDADLEQAVNAAVFGKFLHQGQICMAINRIIVEDSLYDAFAARFVERVKGLRVGDPQRADTAVGPIVNARQLEGLLEKIRLARQEGAKPLYEGGVDGQLLAPHVFGEVTATMEIARDEIFGPLVGLLRARDEAHALELANASEYGLSSAVFSRDLERAVCFARQLRAGMTHVNDIPVNDEANAPFGGEKNSGLGRFNGDWAIEEFTTDHWISVQHAPRQYPF; this is encoded by the coding sequence ATGAGCGATTCCCGTTATACCGACCTCGGTCTCCAGCCCCTGGCCGGCGAGTGGCGCCACGGCCGGGCCGGCCGCCGGCTGAAGGTGAGCAACCCGTTCGACGGCAGCCTGCTGCTGGAGATCGAGCAGGCCGACCGCGACGACCTCGATGCCGCCTACGCCAAGGCCGCCGAGGTCCAGCCGGCATGGGCCGCGCTCGGGCCCTCGGCACGCGCGGCGGTACTGTACAAGGCGGTGGAGGTGTTCGACCGCCGCCACGAGGAGATCGTCGACTGGATCATCCGCGAGTCCGGCAGCACCCGCCTGAAGGCCGAGATCGAATGGGGCGCGGCGCGCGCGATCACCCTGGAGTCGGCGTCGTTCCCGGCACGGGTGCACGGGCGCATCGTCGAGTCCGACGTGCCGGGCAAGGAAAGCCGGGTCTACCGCAGCGCCATCGGCGTGGTCGGGGTGATCAGCCCGTGGAACTTCCCGCTGCACCTGACCCAGCGTTCCATCGCCCCGGCCCTGGCGCTGGGCAACGCGGTGGTGGTCAAGCCGGCCAGCGACACGCCGGTCTGCGGCGGACTGCTGCTGGCGCGGATCTTCGAAGAGGCCGGGCTGCCGGCCGGGCTGTTCAGCGTGGTGGTCGGCCCCGGCAGCGAGATCGGCGACGCCTTCGTCGAGCACCCGGTGCCGGGCCTGGTGACCTTCACCGGATCGACCCCGGTGGGCCGTAACATCGGCCGCATCGCCAGCGGCGGCGCGCACCTCAAGCACGTGGCGCTGGAGCTGGGCGGCAACAGTCCGTTCGTGGTGCTCGGCGACGCCGATCTGGAGCAGGCGGTGAATGCCGCGGTGTTCGGCAAGTTCCTCCACCAGGGGCAGATCTGCATGGCGATCAACCGCATCATCGTCGAGGACAGCCTCTACGACGCTTTCGCCGCGCGCTTCGTCGAGCGGGTCAAGGGTCTCCGGGTCGGCGATCCGCAGCGCGCCGATACCGCGGTCGGGCCGATCGTCAACGCGCGCCAGCTCGAAGGCCTGCTGGAAAAGATCCGCCTGGCCCGCCAGGAAGGCGCCAAGCCGCTGTACGAGGGCGGCGTCGATGGGCAGTTGCTGGCTCCGCACGTATTCGGCGAGGTCACCGCGACGATGGAGATCGCCCGCGATGAAATCTTCGGCCCGCTGGTCGGCCTGCTCCGCGCGCGCGACGAGGCGCATGCGCTGGAGTTGGCCAACGCCAGCGAATACGGGCTGTCCAGCGCGGTGTTCAGCCGCGACCTGGAACGCGCGGTGTGCTTTGCCCGCCAGCTTCGCGCGGGGATGACCCACGTCAACGACATTCCGGTGAACGACGAGGCCAACGCGCCCTTCGGCGGCGAGAAGAACTCCGGACTTGGCCGCTTCAACGGCGACTGGGCCATCGAGGAATTCACCACCGACCACTGGATCAGCGTGCAGCACGCGCCGCGCCAGTACCCGTTCTGA
- a CDS encoding FecR family protein, with protein MNDRASRRAPQAGDTELSGPPAAEAIAPQVLRETASWLLLMQEGPLAPAQQAELESWRSRSPEHQRAWRRAERLLANIGSLPPALARRALERPSGSGRRAVLRGLALLLGGAPLVWWGWRAQVWRDGFGADYLTAVGERRDLVLEDGSQVEMNTDSALDVRYDAGQRLLRLYRGEIYLRTAADRREPPRPFLVRTEQGLMRALGTAFSVRREGAETVLAVYEGAVQVRPEGAASAADGRVIEAGQRVRFDRQRIGPVESASEAALAWRQGLLVADDMPLRQWAGELMRYGGESIECEPSLDPLRVSGTFPVDDLPLALAMLAQTHGLRLVHQGRRVLIRR; from the coding sequence ATGAATGACCGCGCTTCCCGCCGGGCGCCGCAGGCGGGCGATACGGAGCTTTCCGGGCCGCCGGCCGCCGAGGCGATCGCCCCGCAGGTGCTCAGGGAGACCGCCTCCTGGCTGCTGCTGATGCAGGAGGGGCCGCTGGCTCCGGCGCAGCAGGCCGAGCTGGAGTCCTGGCGCTCGCGCAGCCCCGAGCACCAGCGCGCCTGGCGGCGCGCCGAGCGTCTGCTGGCGAATATCGGTTCGCTGCCGCCGGCGCTGGCCCGGCGTGCGCTCGAGCGTCCGTCCGGCAGCGGCCGGCGCGCGGTCCTGCGCGGCCTCGCCCTGCTGCTCGGCGGCGCACCGCTGGTCTGGTGGGGATGGCGCGCGCAGGTCTGGCGCGACGGCTTCGGCGCCGACTACCTCACTGCCGTCGGCGAGCGGCGCGACCTGGTGCTGGAGGACGGCAGCCAGGTCGAGATGAACACCGACAGCGCGCTGGACGTGCGCTACGACGCCGGCCAGCGCCTGCTGCGCCTGTATCGCGGAGAGATCTACCTCCGCACCGCGGCGGATCGGCGCGAGCCGCCGCGGCCGTTCCTGGTGCGGACCGAACAGGGCCTGATGCGCGCGCTGGGTACCGCCTTCAGCGTCCGACGCGAGGGCGCAGAGACAGTGCTGGCGGTGTACGAAGGCGCGGTCCAGGTGCGTCCGGAGGGCGCCGCGAGCGCGGCGGATGGCCGGGTGATCGAGGCTGGCCAGCGGGTGCGCTTCGATCGCCAGCGGATCGGCCCCGTCGAGTCCGCCAGCGAGGCCGCGCTGGCCTGGCGCCAGGGCCTGCTGGTGGCCGACGACATGCCGCTGCGGCAGTGGGCGGGAGAACTGATGCGCTACGGCGGCGAGAGCATCGAGTGCGAGCCGTCGCTGGACCCGCTTCGGGTCTCCGGCACCTTTCCCGTCGACGACCTGCCGCTGGCCCTGGCGATGCTGGCGCAGACCCATGGCCTGCGCCTCGTGCACCAAGGCCGACGGGTGCTGATCAGGCGCTGA
- a CDS encoding TonB-dependent receptor, with protein sequence MSLQRPIPSLARPLSRLSPLTLALRWALLGLSAAGAGLLGGGLAHAQSVGQHSAATRLDDATPRSYDIPAGSLGASLGAFASQSGLLLSFDPELTRGRTAPALKGRYSVLEGLQRVLSNTGLQVAAGTSGAYLLVEPRMSGEAPADLSPVVVSAAELADPQKETYTAPRSSVYLSSEDIDRFGRVSVGDLLQGIPGVQVGDSRNGGALDVNIRGIQGQSRVAVRVDGAEQALDVYRGYAGTQQRSYIDPDLVSSVTVDKGPSTRSGAIGGSVEMRTIGVKDILVAGKDLGVRFTGDVWNNGVAPQHRSASSKTENLSSVPHDDRGSLFGSQAKSGSAAFAYRNEHLDLVAAYAQRNQGNYFSGKKGQDRYRVYNRYGREESSVAKVYNAGEEVLNSSSETESYLLKATWRIADEHTLDLGYRRYDGRTGEIMPSDIFRFGTAGIYQYPLSEVKIDTYTARYRYLPENNPLVDLSTGLWMTEAKSDMLTSVLAPRSQAYRSDRNWTRQDNRRIGGDLNNVARFETDFGDFKLDLGGSFQVEDIQPQKSVVTTLHDINANRTLRDATRQEYGLNGKLEFKPVERLTLWGGGRYSHFNSKDNGISASPRREDRDMRFITVSRPGYYGSMMWFPDQNGQYTDATDPRLNNGIVTNNTNNPFEGIPFDEFGPANVTVHPSRVTNVVTGYNYSKKGSSRGGGFSPAFGINFELAPDTFVYASYTEGLRLPSLFETSQGTLQVEPGKDLKPERSRSWEIGASALRDSLLADGDSAAIKLAYFNNTIKNYITRYYDPGQMGLMTFSNTDSYRTSGLELQSHYDAGRVFADLSATYYLKTETCDAAFAARLRAGANRYQRTENTPNCTPGSFMGSYTNTQNPPRLATNLTAGLRFFDQALTLGGRMTYTSGPTATADKPWQVGATTPQIEYRSVQLFDLFLKYKLFEHTELNASLQNLTDRYYLDPLAQSFMPAPGRTLRVGMQAKF encoded by the coding sequence ATGTCCCTACAACGCCCTATCCCCAGCCTGGCGCGCCCCTTGTCGCGCCTCTCCCCGCTCACCCTTGCCCTGCGCTGGGCCCTGCTCGGCCTGTCGGCGGCCGGCGCCGGCCTGCTCGGCGGCGGCCTGGCCCACGCGCAGAGCGTCGGCCAGCACAGCGCGGCTACCCGCCTGGACGACGCCACGCCGCGCAGCTACGACATCCCGGCGGGTTCGCTGGGCGCCTCCCTGGGCGCCTTCGCCAGCCAGTCGGGCCTGCTGCTGTCCTTCGACCCCGAGCTGACCCGCGGCCGCACGGCGCCGGCGCTCAAGGGTCGCTACAGCGTACTGGAAGGCTTGCAGCGAGTCCTGTCGAACACCGGCCTGCAGGTCGCGGCGGGAACCTCCGGCGCCTACCTGCTGGTCGAGCCGCGCATGTCCGGAGAAGCCCCGGCCGACCTGTCGCCGGTGGTGGTCTCGGCCGCCGAGCTGGCCGATCCGCAGAAGGAAACCTATACCGCGCCACGCTCGTCGGTGTACCTCTCCAGCGAAGACATCGACCGCTTCGGCCGGGTTTCCGTGGGTGACCTGCTCCAGGGCATCCCGGGCGTACAGGTCGGCGACAGCCGCAACGGTGGCGCGCTGGACGTCAACATCCGCGGCATCCAGGGGCAGAGCCGGGTGGCGGTGCGGGTCGACGGCGCGGAGCAGGCGCTGGACGTCTACCGCGGCTACGCCGGCACCCAGCAGCGCAGCTACATCGATCCCGACCTGGTCAGCAGCGTGACCGTCGACAAGGGTCCCTCGACCCGCTCGGGCGCGATCGGCGGCAGCGTGGAAATGCGCACCATCGGCGTCAAGGACATCCTGGTCGCCGGCAAGGACCTCGGCGTGCGCTTCACCGGCGACGTCTGGAACAACGGCGTCGCCCCGCAGCACCGCAGCGCCAGTTCGAAGACCGAGAATCTCAGCAGCGTGCCGCACGATGACCGCGGCAGCCTGTTCGGCTCCCAGGCCAAGTCCGGCAGCGCCGCCTTCGCCTACCGCAACGAGCATCTGGACCTGGTCGCCGCCTATGCGCAGCGCAACCAGGGCAACTACTTTTCCGGCAAGAAAGGCCAGGACCGCTATCGCGTCTACAACCGCTACGGTCGCGAGGAAAGCAGCGTAGCCAAGGTCTACAACGCGGGAGAGGAAGTGCTCAACTCGTCGTCGGAGACCGAGTCCTACCTGCTCAAGGCGACCTGGCGCATCGCCGACGAGCACACCCTGGACCTCGGCTATCGTCGCTACGACGGGCGCACCGGGGAGATCATGCCGTCGGACATCTTCCGTTTCGGCACCGCCGGCATCTACCAGTACCCATTGAGCGAAGTGAAGATCGACACCTACACCGCACGCTACCGTTACCTGCCCGAGAACAATCCGCTGGTGGACCTCAGCACCGGACTGTGGATGACCGAGGCGAAGAGCGACATGCTGACCTCGGTGCTGGCGCCGCGCTCCCAGGCCTATCGCTCCGACCGCAACTGGACGCGCCAGGACAACCGGCGCATCGGCGGCGACCTGAACAACGTGGCGCGCTTCGAAACCGACTTCGGCGATTTCAAGCTCGACCTCGGCGGCTCGTTCCAGGTCGAAGACATCCAGCCGCAGAAAAGCGTGGTCACCACCCTCCACGACATCAACGCCAACCGCACCCTGAGGGACGCCACCCGCCAGGAATACGGCCTCAACGGCAAGCTCGAGTTCAAGCCGGTCGAGCGCCTGACGCTATGGGGCGGCGGCCGCTACAGCCACTTCAACAGCAAGGACAACGGCATCTCCGCCTCGCCGCGGCGCGAGGATCGCGACATGCGCTTCATCACGGTGAGCAGGCCCGGCTACTACGGCTCGATGATGTGGTTCCCCGACCAGAACGGCCAGTACACCGACGCCACCGATCCCCGCCTCAACAACGGCATCGTCACCAACAACACCAACAATCCGTTCGAAGGCATTCCCTTCGACGAGTTCGGCCCGGCCAACGTGACAGTCCATCCCTCGCGGGTCACCAACGTGGTCACCGGCTACAACTACAGCAAGAAGGGCAGCAGCCGCGGCGGCGGTTTCTCGCCGGCATTCGGGATCAATTTCGAGCTGGCCCCGGATACCTTCGTCTACGCCTCCTATACCGAAGGCCTGCGTCTGCCGTCGCTGTTCGAGACCAGCCAGGGCACCCTCCAGGTCGAGCCGGGCAAGGACCTCAAGCCCGAGCGTTCGCGCAGCTGGGAGATCGGTGCCAGCGCGCTGCGCGACAGCCTGTTGGCCGACGGCGACTCGGCGGCGATCAAGCTGGCCTACTTCAACAACACCATCAAGAACTACATCACCCGCTATTACGATCCGGGCCAGATGGGCCTGATGACCTTCAGCAACACCGACAGCTACCGCACCAGCGGTCTCGAACTGCAATCGCACTACGACGCAGGGCGGGTGTTCGCCGACCTGTCGGCGACCTACTACCTGAAGACCGAGACCTGCGACGCCGCCTTCGCCGCCAGGCTGCGCGCCGGCGCCAACCGCTACCAGCGCACCGAGAACACGCCGAACTGCACGCCGGGCAGCTTCATGGGCTCCTATACCAACACGCAGAACCCGCCGCGGCTGGCGACCAACCTGACCGCCGGCCTGCGCTTCTTCGACCAGGCCCTGACCCTGGGCGGACGCATGACCTATACCTCCGGCCCCACCGCCACGGCGGACAAGCCCTGGCAGGTCGGCGCCACCACACCGCAGATCGAGTACCGCTCGGTGCAGCTGTTCGACCTGTTCCTCAAGTACAAGCTGTTCGAGCACACCGAACTGAATGCCTCGCTGCAGAACCTCACCGACCGCTATTACCTCGACCCGCTGGCACAGAGCTTCATGCCCGCGCCCGGGCGTACCCTGCGGGTGGGGATGCAGGCGAAGTTCTGA
- a CDS encoding OprD family porin, translated as MKIRRKTAVPRNAGAVLPMLACLAAQAAEGGFLEDAKTDLVLRNYYFNRDFRDHDAGKSLVDEWAQGFILKFSSGYTPGTVGVGLDAIGLFGVKLNSGRGTSNSELLPLHDDGRAADNYGRVGVAAKLRVSASELKIGEMLPDIPLLRYDDGRLLPQTFRGFAVVSRELPGLALQAGRFDAVSLRNSADMQDLSAWSAPTQKSDGFNYAGAEYRFNRERTQLGLWHGQLEDVYRQSYANLLHKQRVGDWTLGANLGLFVDRDDGAARAGEIDSHTLYGLFSAGIGLHTFYLGLQKVGGDSGWQSVYGSSGRSMGNDMFNGNFTNADERSWQVRYDYDFVGLGWPGLIGMVRYGHGSNATTKAGSGGKEWERDVELGYTVQSGPLARLNVRLNHASNRRSFNSDFDQTRLVVSYPLSW; from the coding sequence ATGAAAATCCGTCGTAAAACCGCAGTCCCGCGCAATGCAGGGGCGGTCCTGCCGATGCTCGCCTGTCTTGCCGCGCAAGCTGCCGAGGGCGGCTTCCTGGAGGATGCGAAGACCGACCTGGTCCTGCGCAACTATTACTTCAACCGCGATTTCCGCGACCACGATGCCGGCAAGAGCCTGGTGGACGAGTGGGCGCAGGGCTTCATCCTCAAGTTCAGTTCCGGCTATACCCCGGGCACGGTCGGCGTCGGCCTCGACGCCATCGGCCTGTTCGGCGTGAAGCTGAACAGCGGACGTGGCACCAGCAATTCCGAGCTTCTTCCGTTGCACGATGACGGTCGCGCGGCGGACAACTATGGGCGCGTCGGCGTGGCCGCCAAGCTGCGCGTTTCGGCCAGCGAACTGAAGATCGGCGAGATGCTCCCGGACATTCCGCTGTTGCGCTACGACGACGGACGCCTGCTGCCGCAGACGTTCCGCGGTTTCGCCGTGGTTTCCCGCGAGCTGCCGGGCCTGGCTCTGCAGGCCGGACGCTTCGACGCGGTGAGCCTGCGCAATTCGGCGGACATGCAGGACCTATCGGCCTGGAGCGCGCCGACGCAGAAATCGGACGGTTTCAACTATGCCGGCGCCGAGTACCGCTTCAACCGCGAGCGCACCCAACTGGGCCTGTGGCACGGGCAACTGGAGGACGTCTACCGGCAGAGCTACGCCAACCTGCTGCACAAGCAGCGTGTCGGCGACTGGACCCTGGGCGCCAACCTCGGCCTGTTCGTCGACCGCGACGACGGCGCCGCGCGCGCCGGAGAGATCGACAGCCATACCCTCTACGGCCTGTTTTCCGCCGGCATCGGCCTGCATACCTTCTACCTTGGCCTGCAGAAGGTCGGCGGCGACAGCGGCTGGCAATCGGTCTACGGCAGCAGTGGGCGGAGCATGGGCAACGACATGTTCAACGGCAACTTCACCAACGCCGACGAACGCTCCTGGCAGGTGCGCTACGACTACGATTTCGTCGGCCTCGGCTGGCCCGGCCTGATCGGCATGGTCCGCTACGGCCATGGCTCGAACGCCACCACCAAGGCCGGTAGCGGCGGCAAGGAATGGGAGCGCGATGTCGAGCTCGGCTACACCGTGCAGAGCGGTCCGCTGGCGCGGCTCAACGTGCGCCTCAACCACGCCAGCAACCGACGCAGCTTCAACAGCGACTTCGACCAGACGCGGCTGGTGGTGAGTTATCCGTTGTCGTGGTGA